In Gulosibacter molinativorax, a single window of DNA contains:
- a CDS encoding FCD domain-containing protein: MAIATGIARLACQRAHEQAIRDLLKAADRLESASTPELAASADGRFHVQLAVIAQSPRLLASEMRLQAEISALKWSPAGAATSVPETLQDLREVAAAVAAHDASRAEQVIEEHIRRIVYRLIDVKLTIEHAVSN; encoded by the coding sequence ATGGCGATCGCGACGGGTATCGCGCGGCTCGCTTGCCAGCGGGCACACGAGCAGGCGATCCGAGATCTATTGAAGGCCGCAGACCGACTCGAGTCTGCATCCACCCCCGAACTGGCGGCGAGCGCGGACGGTCGTTTTCACGTGCAGCTCGCGGTTATCGCGCAGTCGCCCCGACTGCTCGCAAGCGAGATGCGGCTGCAGGCCGAGATCAGTGCGCTGAAGTGGTCACCCGCTGGCGCGGCAACGTCGGTCCCCGAAACGTTGCAGGATCTCCGCGAGGTCGCAGCGGCGGTTGCCGCGCACGATGCGTCGCGTGCCGAGCAGGTCATCGAGGAACACATCCGCCGAATCGTGTACCGACTCATCGACGTGAAGCTCACGATCGAGCACGCCGTCAGCAATTAG
- a CDS encoding GntR family transcriptional regulator codes for MSARFAFVPTFRGNAAPFAFGDPLADQIVSGIALGSIAVGERLPTEIELAAEFGVAVATLRKSLAVLRENGIVETRRGRGGGTFVVRVPFPSDEQVREYLANLTIVQIRD; via the coding sequence GTGAGCGCACGCTTTGCATTTGTTCCCACGTTCCGGGGCAACGCAGCGCCGTTCGCATTCGGAGATCCGCTCGCCGACCAGATCGTCTCGGGCATCGCGCTCGGTTCGATCGCAGTCGGGGAGCGTCTGCCCACCGAGATCGAGCTCGCCGCTGAGTTCGGCGTCGCGGTGGCGACCCTGCGCAAAAGTCTCGCGGTGCTACGCGAAAACGGCATCGTCGAGACGCGCCGGGGCCGAGGCGGCGGCACGTTCGTTGTGCGGGTCCCATTCCCAAGCGATGAGCAAGTGCGGGAGTACCTCGCGAACCTGACGATCGTGCAGATTCGTGACTAG
- a CDS encoding flavodoxin domain-containing protein — protein MKFTVLYGTESGNSELIAQDLGQKLQEEHEATVADLQDFEPEQFSAEQFYIIICSTHGEGELPNTALPFYEKFESFEADLSGVNYAMFGLGDTFYEETYSQGSEHIDRRLTELGATRIGEYGRHDASSWDLPSDVALEWLPAIVEEAASLTPAGGTQ, from the coding sequence ATGAAATTCACCGTGCTCTACGGCACCGAATCCGGGAACTCCGAACTCATCGCGCAGGACCTCGGCCAGAAACTCCAGGAGGAGCACGAGGCGACGGTCGCCGACCTTCAGGACTTCGAGCCCGAGCAATTCTCGGCCGAGCAGTTCTACATCATCATCTGCTCGACCCACGGTGAGGGCGAGCTACCCAACACCGCGCTCCCGTTCTACGAGAAATTCGAGTCGTTCGAGGCCGACCTCAGCGGCGTCAACTATGCGATGTTCGGCCTCGGTGACACCTTCTACGAGGAGACCTACAGCCAGGGCAGCGAGCACATCGACCGCCGCCTCACCGAGCTCGGTGCAACTCGAATCGGCGAGTACGGCCGACATGACGCATCCTCATGGGACCTGCCGAGCGACGTCGCCCTCGAGTGGCTGCCCGCGATCGTCGAGGAAGCTGCCAGCTTGACCCCCGCCGGTGGCACTCAGTAA
- a CDS encoding FAD-dependent oxidoreductase gives MSNTPPKHIAIIGSGPSGCFVAQSLQRAWKDSEITVFDRFAVPYGLIRYGVAADHQHTKAITRQFDRMFADGSVRFAGNVEIGTDISLAQLRERFDLVILASGRWRDRHLSVPGSSLKGVIPSGDIINALNAVPRPSIPLPEIGERVVVVGAGNVAIDMVRFLVKTAADYAGSDVAPGALEQYLAAPASAITVLSRSPIATAKADVAMVKELGKIAGVRYTFANSSPATEDNALGRKREDAFAALAEIEVDEPRAHVHFVFGAEPSKVTGAGKVEQVHLGAAPVGEASVIPADTVISAIGFDANAPGHLNYAEEFDFTPAEESGKVDEGLYRVGWLKRGPVGAIPANRADSNVVAKEILAAAESGELTASLDRGGFESLPESLRAQSVSFAAWQKIDAAETAAAETDRIRTKLLDHEAMLDIAHS, from the coding sequence ATGAGCAATACTCCACCAAAACACATCGCCATAATCGGCAGCGGACCGAGCGGATGCTTCGTGGCGCAGTCGCTCCAGCGCGCGTGGAAAGATTCGGAAATCACCGTTTTTGATCGGTTCGCGGTCCCCTACGGGCTCATCCGCTACGGCGTCGCGGCCGATCACCAACACACGAAGGCGATCACCCGCCAGTTTGATCGGATGTTCGCGGACGGTTCGGTGCGGTTCGCGGGCAACGTCGAGATCGGCACGGATATTTCCCTCGCGCAGCTGCGGGAGCGCTTTGACCTCGTCATTCTCGCGAGCGGCCGCTGGCGCGATCGACACCTCAGCGTGCCCGGCTCGAGCCTGAAGGGTGTGATCCCATCCGGCGACATCATCAACGCCCTCAACGCGGTGCCGCGCCCGAGTATCCCGCTGCCGGAAATCGGCGAGCGCGTGGTGGTCGTCGGCGCGGGCAACGTGGCGATCGACATGGTCCGATTCCTCGTCAAGACCGCGGCAGACTACGCGGGAAGCGACGTCGCGCCCGGCGCGCTCGAACAGTATCTCGCTGCCCCCGCATCCGCAATCACCGTGTTGAGCCGATCGCCGATCGCAACCGCCAAGGCGGACGTCGCGATGGTGAAGGAACTCGGAAAGATCGCCGGGGTTCGCTACACCTTCGCGAATTCGAGCCCGGCGACGGAGGACAACGCACTCGGCCGCAAGCGCGAGGATGCGTTCGCCGCCCTCGCCGAGATTGAGGTCGACGAGCCGCGAGCGCACGTGCACTTCGTCTTCGGTGCCGAGCCCAGCAAGGTCACCGGAGCAGGCAAGGTTGAACAGGTGCACCTCGGCGCCGCACCGGTCGGCGAGGCCAGCGTGATTCCCGCCGACACCGTGATCTCGGCAATCGGTTTCGATGCGAACGCGCCCGGTCACCTCAACTACGCCGAAGAGTTCGACTTCACCCCCGCCGAAGAGTCGGGCAAGGTCGACGAGGGGCTCTACCGCGTCGGTTGGCTGAAGCGCGGCCCGGTGGGGGCGATCCCCGCGAACCGCGCCGATTCGAACGTCGTGGCCAAGGAGATTCTCGCCGCCGCCGAGTCCGGCGAGCTCACCGCATCCCTCGACCGCGGTGGTTTCGAGTCGTTGCCCGAGTCGCTCCGCGCGCAGTCGGTCTCTTTTGCCGCGTGGCAGAAGATCGATGCCGCGGAGACCGCTGCCGCCGAGACCGACCGCATCCGCACCAAACTGCTCGACCACGAGGCGATGCTCGACATCGCCCATTCCTAA
- a CDS encoding cytochrome P450 → MSATAATELPYFDIADESFAMQSEEVRAARDASWIARTNYGYAVLRYEEVSELLKSPKLSQGSAKWPEHHGVHSGIFYDWWSKNLLVLEGDEHHRIRRLLNPAFSPSMARKLEPQFKELAEELIAGVVDKGEMEFVHDFAEPFATRALCIMMGLDHKHWQFIADRANTVGYALSVTIKEDIDRVDVAVKELYDFVEELIQERQANPGQDVVSRLVQFSEGGDKLTGEELRNALVLMLFGGMDTTRNQLGLMVQTFIHNPDQWEKLAANPELTSAALEEVLRVNPTTRWVTREAIEDFEYKGVEIKAGTTVHLFTHASGTDPEAYPNPEIDIEATDRKPHFTFGGGMHHCLGHYIARADMSQALPVLAANITNISSAGGDEWLPDSGNTGPVKFPITFDKRA, encoded by the coding sequence ATGAGCGCTACCGCAGCCACCGAGTTGCCGTACTTCGACATTGCGGATGAATCGTTCGCGATGCAGTCTGAGGAAGTGCGCGCAGCCCGCGACGCCTCGTGGATCGCCCGCACGAACTACGGCTACGCCGTGCTTCGCTATGAAGAGGTGTCGGAACTGCTCAAGAGCCCGAAGCTCTCGCAGGGAAGCGCCAAGTGGCCCGAGCATCACGGCGTCCACTCCGGCATCTTCTACGACTGGTGGTCGAAGAACCTCCTCGTCCTCGAGGGCGACGAGCACCACCGCATCCGCCGCCTGCTCAACCCGGCTTTCTCGCCGTCGATGGCGCGCAAGCTCGAGCCGCAGTTCAAGGAACTCGCCGAGGAGCTCATCGCGGGCGTCGTCGACAAGGGCGAGATGGAGTTCGTGCACGACTTTGCCGAGCCGTTCGCGACGCGTGCGCTGTGCATCATGATGGGCCTCGATCACAAGCACTGGCAGTTCATCGCCGACCGCGCGAACACCGTCGGCTACGCGCTGAGCGTCACGATCAAGGAAGACATTGACCGCGTCGACGTCGCGGTCAAGGAGCTCTACGACTTCGTTGAGGAGCTCATTCAGGAGCGTCAGGCCAATCCCGGCCAGGATGTGGTGTCTCGCCTCGTGCAGTTCAGCGAGGGGGGCGACAAGCTCACCGGCGAGGAGCTGCGCAACGCGCTCGTGCTCATGCTGTTCGGCGGCATGGACACCACGCGCAACCAGCTCGGCCTGATGGTCCAGACCTTCATCCACAACCCCGACCAGTGGGAGAAGCTCGCCGCCAATCCCGAGCTCACGAGCGCCGCGCTCGAGGAGGTGCTCCGCGTTAACCCGACGACCCGCTGGGTGACTCGCGAGGCGATCGAAGACTTCGAATACAAGGGAGTCGAGATCAAGGCTGGCACGACCGTGCACCTCTTTACCCACGCATCCGGCACTGACCCCGAGGCGTACCCGAACCCCGAAATCGACATCGAGGCGACTGACCGCAAGCCGCACTTCACGTTCGGTGGCGGCATGCACCACTGCCTCGGCCACTACATCGCGCGCGCCGACATGAGCCAGGCACTCCCGGTGCTCGCGGCAAACATCACGAATATCTCGAGCGCCGGTGGCGACGAGTGGCTGCCCGACTCGGGCAACACCGGGCCGGTCAAGTTCCCGATCACCTTCGACAAGCGCGCCTAA
- a CDS encoding glutamine synthetase family protein, whose product MTITSEPQTTTDPYVENLKSREIANGGNLANNYKQLIEKELNDNNALARHRDKNLENDTIEALKEKIERSGVEYLYYMVPTLRSRTVAKMVPAKHFIRNLESGVKFTRNALMDFQLDVFGNPIGADIHSKEFVAMPEPETFNALPWDTSVGRIFSTAYEPEHLPTIGGRPNAVDSRANMKRTHQLLKDVFGLTMKSGLEPEMVWVGDSITPKTIPGYNPAYQVEYLEGMRPIYKRIHEYANQLGFDMIEGDYEDKGQIELNWMFDEIEWTTDRMVTYRQICSQVAREFDVEASFMPKPFLGEMGAGCHHNISLWDEEGNNTLETPGVTELHLSQVGRWAVGGILKHAPGMMLIMASTVNSYKRFWDPGQFAPARADWGLDDRASMVRISANGRAEVRVPDASVNPYLSHSLLLAAVADGIGNQIEPIGPGEQGEDLPRTLGEAVEAFRANPFVQDHLPNELGETYAKMKESEWAQYCATVSQWEFDQYWQAIP is encoded by the coding sequence ATGACGATTACAAGCGAACCCCAGACCACCACCGACCCGTACGTCGAGAACCTCAAGTCCCGCGAGATTGCGAACGGCGGCAACCTCGCCAACAACTACAAGCAGCTCATCGAGAAGGAACTCAACGACAACAACGCGCTTGCTCGTCACCGCGACAAGAACCTCGAGAACGACACGATCGAGGCACTCAAGGAAAAGATTGAGCGCTCGGGCGTCGAGTACCTCTACTACATGGTTCCGACCCTCCGTTCGCGCACCGTCGCGAAGATGGTGCCGGCGAAGCACTTCATCCGCAACCTCGAAAGCGGCGTGAAGTTCACCCGTAACGCGCTGATGGACTTCCAGCTCGACGTCTTCGGTAACCCGATCGGTGCCGACATCCACTCGAAGGAATTCGTGGCGATGCCCGAGCCCGAGACCTTCAACGCCCTGCCGTGGGACACCTCGGTCGGCCGCATCTTCTCGACTGCCTACGAGCCCGAGCACCTGCCGACCATCGGTGGCCGCCCGAACGCCGTTGACTCGCGCGCCAACATGAAGCGCACCCACCAGCTCCTCAAGGACGTCTTCGGTCTCACCATGAAGTCGGGCCTCGAGCCCGAGATGGTGTGGGTCGGCGACTCGATCACCCCGAAGACCATCCCCGGCTACAACCCCGCCTACCAGGTCGAGTACCTCGAGGGTATGCGCCCGATTTACAAGCGCATCCACGAGTACGCGAACCAGCTCGGCTTCGACATGATCGAGGGCGACTACGAAGACAAGGGCCAGATCGAGCTGAACTGGATGTTCGACGAGATCGAGTGGACCACCGACCGTATGGTCACCTACCGTCAGATCTGCTCGCAGGTTGCGCGCGAATTCGACGTTGAGGCATCGTTCATGCCGAAGCCCTTCCTCGGTGAAATGGGCGCCGGCTGCCACCACAACATCTCGCTGTGGGACGAAGAGGGCAACAACACCCTCGAGACCCCGGGCGTCACCGAACTGCACCTCTCGCAGGTTGGCCGCTGGGCCGTGGGCGGTATCCTCAAGCACGCTCCGGGCATGATGCTGATCATGGCCTCGACCGTGAACTCTTACAAGCGCTTCTGGGACCCGGGTCAGTTCGCTCCGGCCCGCGCCGACTGGGGTCTCGACGACCGTGCCTCGATGGTTCGCATCTCGGCAAATGGCCGTGCCGAGGTCCGCGTACCCGACGCATCCGTCAACCCCTACCTCTCGCACTCGCTGCTGCTGGCCGCCGTCGCTGACGGTATCGGCAACCAGATCGAGCCGATCGGTCCGGGCGAGCAGGGCGAAGACCTGCCGCGCACCCTCGGTGAGGCGGTCGAGGCGTTCCGCGCGAACCCGTTCGTGCAGGACCACCTGCCGAACGAGCTCGGCGAGACCTACGCGAAGATGAAGGAAAGCGAATGGGCGCAGTACTGCGCGACCGTTTCGCAGTGGGAGTTCGACCAGTACTGGCAGGCGATCCCCTAA
- a CDS encoding ABC transporter substrate-binding protein produces the protein MTDVTTGAAASDSTVARPEAAELTTIRFACIDSEAAPLFDLSQDGGKTRTGYEPEAAQLVADELGITLEWAVMAWDDMIPAVQRGEADAVWCGQGIIPSRQEQVNFTRPYAVFSETVLVRAGDPARKPEDLVGYKVAAIEGSANMRLAETFEGAETVAFTGDDVFGDMIQAVRDGTVDAMVDDDVVTIPLGDEPEFDVAFTVQTRNPWGVGVAKDRSDLLELLDGALERVIADGRLEQVWNKWMTSLPYPEETLRDGRPS, from the coding sequence ATGACTGACGTAACTACTGGTGCCGCGGCGAGCGACTCGACGGTCGCTCGCCCGGAGGCAGCCGAACTGACGACGATCCGCTTTGCGTGCATCGACTCGGAAGCGGCGCCCCTGTTTGACCTTTCACAGGACGGTGGCAAGACCCGCACCGGCTACGAGCCGGAGGCCGCGCAGCTGGTCGCGGATGAACTCGGCATCACGCTCGAGTGGGCCGTGATGGCCTGGGACGACATGATTCCGGCCGTGCAGCGCGGTGAAGCGGATGCGGTTTGGTGCGGCCAGGGGATCATCCCCTCGCGCCAGGAACAGGTGAACTTCACCCGTCCCTACGCCGTGTTCAGCGAGACTGTCCTCGTGCGTGCGGGTGACCCCGCGCGCAAGCCCGAAGACCTCGTCGGCTACAAGGTCGCCGCGATTGAAGGCAGTGCGAACATGCGCCTCGCCGAAACCTTCGAGGGCGCCGAGACCGTCGCCTTCACCGGCGACGACGTCTTCGGCGACATGATTCAGGCGGTGCGCGACGGCACGGTCGACGCGATGGTGGACGACGATGTCGTCACCATCCCGCTCGGCGACGAGCCCGAGTTCGACGTGGCCTTCACCGTGCAGACCCGCAACCCATGGGGTGTGGGTGTTGCGAAGGACCGCAGCGACCTGCTCGAGCTGCTCGATGGCGCGCTCGAACGCGTGATCGCCGATGGCCGCCTCGAACAAGTCTGGAATAAGTGGATGACGTCTCTGCCGTATCCGGAAGAGACGCTTCGGGATGGGAGACCCTCTTGA
- a CDS encoding gamma-glutamyl-gamma-aminobutyrate hydrolase family protein → MASAKIQGLRFSGTVVANAVLESIVRAGGEPVIVSPVAESAVWDLVDGIVLPGGSDINPARYGAEPDETHAGTDFDIQDDADARAITAAEERGLPTLLICRGMQLWNVERGGSMIQHWPSDQQEHVGTIHDVSVDADSRLATALGRAASYSPEATSVSSYHHQAVGELGRDLRVVSRASDGCVEALEDPSLNIVAVQWHPEDRAANLDIDQSLFDWVVAEAAEFRAKKNEGKATVATV, encoded by the coding sequence ATGGCTTCGGCCAAGATCCAGGGACTTCGGTTCTCTGGGACCGTTGTTGCGAACGCAGTTTTGGAAAGTATTGTCCGCGCCGGCGGCGAACCGGTGATCGTCTCGCCGGTAGCCGAGTCGGCCGTGTGGGATCTCGTGGACGGCATCGTGCTGCCGGGTGGGTCGGACATCAACCCGGCCCGCTACGGCGCGGAGCCCGACGAGACGCACGCCGGCACCGATTTCGACATTCAGGATGACGCGGATGCGCGGGCCATCACGGCCGCGGAAGAGCGCGGCTTGCCGACACTACTGATTTGCCGCGGCATGCAGCTGTGGAACGTCGAGCGCGGCGGCTCGATGATTCAGCACTGGCCTTCGGACCAGCAGGAGCACGTCGGCACCATCCACGATGTTTCGGTGGATGCTGACTCGCGTCTTGCAACCGCGCTCGGCCGGGCAGCGTCGTACAGTCCCGAGGCCACTTCGGTCTCGAGCTACCACCACCAGGCGGTCGGCGAACTCGGGCGTGACCTGCGGGTCGTTTCCCGCGCATCCGACGGTTGCGTCGAGGCGTTGGAAGACCCGTCACTCAATATCGTCGCAGTACAGTGGCACCCGGAGGACCGCGCAGCCAACCTCGACATCGACCAGTCACTGTTTGACTGGGTCGTGGCTGAAGCGGCCGAGTTCCGTGCGAAGAAGAACGAAGGAAAGGCCACTGTTGCCACGGTATGA
- a CDS encoding gamma-glutamyl-gamma-aminobutyrate hydrolase family protein, with amino-acid sequence MPRYEKELSAEDVFTTSPQQDADVTIAAVVQMTTPDQSQFSFELNRDLIQVAIASLHEHGARVELHDVAVDAEPDFAAIAAADGILVLGGGDVDATLYGHFDEVPGEGGKDRRADDREIKVIQDGIAADAIMLHLCRGSQLLNVACGGSLYPDLESAQLSPAGLHKGSKGEPLFLDEEVKLVEGSKVRELYGTPTLTVRNGHHQAVRRVGEGLRATAVAHDGVVEGTERIDNTWVVGVQWHPEEAGASKADRDVLFAEFLAQVRARKAVPAL; translated from the coding sequence TTGCCACGGTATGAAAAGGAGCTGTCGGCGGAGGACGTGTTCACGACCTCCCCGCAGCAGGATGCAGACGTCACCATCGCGGCGGTCGTGCAGATGACGACGCCCGACCAGTCGCAGTTCAGTTTCGAGCTGAACCGTGACCTGATCCAGGTCGCGATCGCCTCGCTGCACGAGCACGGCGCTCGCGTCGAGCTGCACGATGTTGCGGTGGATGCGGAGCCCGACTTCGCTGCGATCGCCGCGGCTGACGGCATCCTCGTGTTGGGTGGCGGCGACGTCGACGCGACGCTATACGGCCACTTTGATGAGGTTCCGGGCGAGGGTGGCAAGGACCGTCGCGCGGATGATCGCGAGATCAAGGTGATTCAGGATGGCATCGCGGCTGACGCGATCATGCTGCACCTGTGCCGTGGTTCGCAGCTGCTCAACGTGGCGTGCGGTGGTTCGCTGTACCCCGACCTCGAGTCGGCCCAGCTCAGTCCCGCCGGTTTGCACAAGGGCTCGAAGGGGGAGCCGCTGTTCCTCGACGAGGAAGTCAAGCTCGTCGAAGGCAGCAAGGTGCGCGAGCTCTACGGCACCCCGACGTTGACGGTGCGCAACGGTCACCACCAGGCGGTTCGGCGTGTGGGCGAGGGCCTGCGCGCAACCGCCGTCGCGCACGACGGTGTCGTTGAAGGTACCGAACGCATCGACAACACGTGGGTCGTCGGCGTGCAGTGGCACCCGGAAGAAGCCGGTGCTTCGAAGGCCGATCGCGACGTCCTCTTCGCCGAGTTCCTCGCCCAGGTCCGTGCCCGCAAAGCCGTCCCCGCGCTCTAA
- a CDS encoding NAD-dependent succinate-semialdehyde dehydrogenase, with translation MAGYQVLNPATGKVESEFPRATDAEVREAIDLAHNTYSSWRNTALDERVAIIKRVAELYRERRGELTEIIAREMGKPIRQGAGEIGISADIFDYYADNAAEFLKEEELTVASGGRAVVRMAPTGVILGIMPWNYPYYQVARFAAPNLLLGNTIVLKHASNCPESAQAIAKIFEDAGLPEGAYVNIFASSSQVPSIIEDPRVQGVSLTGSEPAGRSVAEVAGRNLKKCVLELGGSDPFLVLSTEDVKAAAKVAVGGRMANGGQACNASKRVIEYYEEFVQAYVERMQLFTPGDPLDSGTRFGPLSSAGAVDELVELVEDAVGKGANLLLGGQRIEPAEAGLGAEWADGAWMQPTVLTDITPEMRIYREEAFGPVASIYRVADEAAAIRLANDSPFGLGSSVITNDEAQANRVADQIEAGMVYINSAGESEPDLPFGGVKSSGIGRELGRFGMEEFANRKLVRWSN, from the coding sequence ATGGCTGGATATCAAGTACTTAACCCCGCGACCGGCAAGGTCGAGTCGGAGTTCCCTCGCGCAACGGACGCCGAGGTCCGCGAGGCAATCGACCTCGCACACAACACCTACAGCTCCTGGCGGAACACCGCACTCGACGAGCGCGTCGCGATCATCAAGCGGGTCGCTGAGCTCTACCGCGAACGTCGCGGGGAGCTTACCGAGATCATCGCTCGCGAAATGGGTAAGCCCATCCGCCAGGGTGCCGGTGAGATCGGCATCTCGGCTGACATTTTCGATTACTACGCCGACAACGCCGCCGAGTTCCTGAAGGAAGAGGAACTGACGGTTGCATCCGGTGGCCGCGCGGTTGTGCGCATGGCGCCGACCGGCGTGATCCTCGGCATCATGCCGTGGAACTACCCCTATTATCAGGTCGCGCGCTTTGCCGCCCCGAACCTGCTGCTCGGGAACACGATCGTGCTGAAGCACGCATCCAACTGCCCCGAGTCGGCGCAGGCCATCGCGAAGATCTTCGAGGACGCCGGTCTCCCCGAGGGCGCGTACGTGAACATTTTCGCGTCGAGCTCGCAGGTGCCGAGCATCATCGAGGACCCGCGCGTGCAGGGTGTTTCGCTGACCGGTTCGGAACCGGCTGGCCGCTCGGTCGCCGAGGTCGCGGGCCGCAACCTCAAGAAGTGTGTGCTCGAACTCGGCGGGTCGGACCCGTTCCTCGTGCTCAGTACTGAGGATGTCAAGGCAGCCGCGAAGGTCGCCGTCGGCGGCCGCATGGCGAACGGTGGCCAGGCGTGTAACGCGTCGAAGCGCGTGATCGAATATTACGAAGAGTTCGTGCAGGCGTACGTCGAGCGCATGCAGCTGTTCACCCCGGGCGACCCGCTCGATAGCGGCACCCGCTTCGGCCCGCTTTCGTCTGCCGGCGCGGTGGATGAACTGGTCGAACTCGTTGAGGATGCGGTCGGCAAGGGTGCGAACCTGCTGCTCGGCGGCCAGCGCATTGAGCCGGCTGAAGCTGGCCTGGGCGCAGAGTGGGCCGATGGCGCGTGGATGCAGCCGACGGTGCTCACCGACATCACGCCCGAGATGCGGATCTACCGCGAAGAGGCCTTCGGCCCGGTCGCGTCGATCTACCGCGTGGCCGACGAGGCCGCGGCAATTCGTCTCGCAAACGACTCACCGTTCGGCCTTGGTTCCTCGGTGATCACGAACGACGAAGCGCAGGCGAACCGTGTTGCCGACCAGATCGAGGCCGGCATGGTCTACATCAACTCGGCGGGGGAGTCAGAGCCCGACCTTCCCTTCGGTGGTGTGAAGTCCTCCGGCATCGGCCGCGAGCTCGGCCGCTTCGGCATGGAAGAGTTCGCGAACCGCAAGCTCGTCCGCTGGAGCAACTAG
- a CDS encoding APC family permease codes for MVGFGWVTLVGGWIDGAGTMGATGAMLAGGVMMAIVALVYSEMVAAMPKAGGEHNYILRALGPRWSFIGSWGITGGYATVVAFEAVALPTALEYVVPLDQIHLWSISGSDVYLSWALVGAVTAVLITIINIFGVKIAGSFQMFVVIFLFAIGFLQIFGSVTAGEVSKMEPFFNNGWTGFFAVLVIVPFMFVGFDVIPQTAEEVNLSPKKTGRIAFISVLIAAAWYIMIILTVSSALTPDQLTSSTLPAADAMSTLFGGAFFGNLMVAAGISGIVTSWNSLQMGASRLMYSLAQGGMLPAWLGKLHPKFGTPVNALLVLGAIATAAPFFGHKALGWIVDAGSPMIVIAYLLVSISFVVLRKREPDMPRPLRVGGKGGFGVVVGATSVAITAFLVVLYLPGMPAGLGVQPWIIFGVWWLVGAVFFAGIPGGVKPGPNAEEELLEKVYAKWPHRRP; via the coding sequence ATGGTTGGCTTCGGTTGGGTCACCCTCGTCGGCGGGTGGATTGATGGAGCCGGGACCATGGGTGCTACGGGGGCAATGCTCGCCGGTGGTGTGATGATGGCGATTGTCGCCCTCGTGTACTCCGAAATGGTCGCCGCAATGCCGAAGGCCGGTGGCGAGCACAACTACATCCTGCGCGCACTCGGCCCCCGCTGGTCGTTTATTGGCTCGTGGGGAATCACCGGCGGCTACGCGACCGTCGTCGCGTTCGAAGCGGTTGCGCTCCCTACCGCGCTGGAATATGTCGTACCCCTCGACCAAATCCACCTCTGGAGCATCAGTGGTTCGGACGTCTATCTGTCCTGGGCGCTCGTCGGTGCGGTCACCGCCGTTCTCATCACCATCATCAACATCTTCGGCGTGAAAATCGCCGGTTCCTTCCAGATGTTCGTTGTGATCTTCCTCTTCGCGATCGGTTTCCTGCAGATTTTCGGATCCGTAACCGCAGGTGAAGTCAGCAAGATGGAGCCGTTCTTCAATAACGGCTGGACCGGCTTCTTCGCGGTGCTCGTAATCGTGCCGTTCATGTTCGTTGGGTTCGACGTTATTCCGCAGACCGCGGAAGAAGTGAACCTGTCCCCCAAGAAGACCGGCCGCATTGCCTTCATTTCGGTACTGATCGCCGCTGCTTGGTACATCATGATTATCCTCACGGTGTCCTCAGCGCTCACCCCCGACCAGCTCACGAGCTCGACGCTTCCAGCTGCCGACGCGATGTCCACGCTGTTTGGCGGCGCGTTCTTCGGCAACCTCATGGTCGCCGCAGGTATCTCCGGAATCGTCACCTCGTGGAACTCGCTGCAGATGGGCGCCTCGCGCCTCATGTACTCGCTCGCGCAGGGCGGCATGCTCCCCGCTTGGCTCGGCAAGCTGCACCCGAAGTTCGGTACTCCGGTCAACGCACTGCTGGTTCTCGGTGCCATCGCCACCGCGGCGCCGTTCTTCGGGCACAAGGCGCTCGGCTGGATCGTTGATGCTGGTTCCCCGATGATCGTGATCGCCTACCTCCTCGTCTCGATTTCGTTCGTCGTGCTCCGCAAGCGGGAACCGGACATGCCGCGCCCGCTGCGCGTCGGTGGTAAGGGAGGCTTCGGTGTTGTCGTTGGTGCGACCTCGGTTGCGATCACCGCGTTCCTCGTTGTCCTGTACCTGCCGGGTATGCCCGCTGGCCTCGGCGTGCAACCGTGGATCATCTTCGGTGTCTGGTGGCTCGTCGGTGCAGTCTTCTTTGCTGGGATTCCGGGTGGTGTGAAGCCCGGGCCGAATGCTGAGGAAGAGCTGCTCGAGAAGGTCTACGCGAAGTGGCCACACCGCCGTCCGTAG